The Rhodothermales bacterium genome has a segment encoding these proteins:
- a CDS encoding histidine--tRNA ligase, with product MSKGFRSITGTFDILPDAYENDGSAVAGSAAWQHVEQVIREELGRFGAHEIRTPILEPTELIARGIGALTDIVSKEMFAFERGDTHYVMRPEVTAPVMRAYLQHHLGQKGGAQRLYYIGPCFRAERPQKGRYRQFHQFGGEIIGAEGPRADVEAILMMLSVYDALGVTDRTLRVNTLGDKDSRPRHKEALIAYLTPYNDDLSETSRGRLETNPLRILDTKSPKEREIVAGAPLLTEFISDDARAHYQTVLETLTDLGIAFVEDPLLVRGLDYYTHTAFELESPSLGAQSALAGGGRYDYLAQEVGSKQPVPAVGFAAGMERLFMAMAAAGAEAVEAPNPDVYLIGLGEKAQQWTTGATVRLRRAGFSAVSDLLGRSMKAQMKDANRRGARLVTILGDDELERGVIVVRNMAEGSQDEVALDDLTEAVGRNLQ from the coding sequence ATGAGCAAGGGATTTCGCTCCATCACCGGCACGTTCGACATACTGCCGGACGCCTACGAGAATGACGGCTCGGCCGTCGCCGGAAGCGCCGCGTGGCAGCACGTGGAGCAGGTGATCCGGGAGGAGCTCGGCCGGTTCGGTGCGCACGAGATTCGAACCCCGATCCTGGAGCCCACCGAGCTCATCGCCCGCGGCATCGGCGCCCTGACGGACATCGTCTCCAAGGAGATGTTCGCTTTCGAGCGTGGCGACACGCACTACGTCATGCGTCCCGAGGTTACCGCGCCCGTCATGCGCGCGTACCTCCAGCACCACCTGGGCCAGAAAGGCGGCGCGCAGCGGCTCTACTACATCGGCCCTTGCTTCCGCGCCGAGCGCCCGCAGAAGGGCCGCTACCGCCAGTTCCACCAGTTCGGCGGGGAGATCATCGGCGCCGAAGGCCCGAGGGCGGACGTGGAAGCCATCCTGATGATGCTCTCCGTGTACGATGCGCTCGGCGTCACGGACCGCACGCTCCGCGTGAACACGCTCGGGGACAAGGACTCGCGCCCGCGCCACAAGGAAGCGCTCATCGCCTACCTGACGCCGTACAACGACGACCTGTCGGAGACGTCGCGCGGCCGCCTGGAAACCAACCCGCTGCGCATCCTGGACACCAAGAGCCCCAAGGAGCGCGAAATCGTAGCCGGTGCGCCGCTCCTGACCGAGTTCATTTCGGACGATGCGCGCGCGCACTACCAGACGGTGCTCGAAACCCTCACCGACCTGGGCATCGCCTTCGTGGAAGACCCGCTCCTGGTGCGCGGCCTGGACTACTACACGCACACCGCATTCGAGCTCGAGAGCCCATCGCTCGGTGCCCAGTCTGCTCTAGCGGGCGGCGGCCGGTATGACTACCTGGCGCAGGAAGTGGGCAGCAAGCAGCCCGTGCCGGCCGTGGGATTTGCCGCAGGCATGGAGCGCCTGTTCATGGCCATGGCCGCAGCTGGCGCCGAGGCCGTGGAAGCACCCAACCCGGACGTCTACCTGATCGGCCTCGGCGAGAAGGCCCAGCAATGGACCACCGGCGCTACCGTGCGTCTGCGCAGGGCCGGATTCTCTGCAGTGTCCGACCTGCTGGGCCGCTCCATGAAGGCCCAGATGAAGGACGCCAACCGCCGCGGCGCGCGCCTGGTCACCATTCTCGGAGATGACGAACTGGAGCGCGGCGTCATCGTTGTGCGCAACATGGCGGAGGGCTCGCAGGATGAGGTGGCTCTCGACGATCTGACCGAGGCCGTGGGCCGCAACCTCCAGTAA
- a CDS encoding aspartate aminotransferase family protein, giving the protein MELDVLIGQAVREIRKWERGFGAYDRHPSTQVDADELLGVLKEYTQRLHDNYPFFHPRYAAQMLKPPHPAAIAGYVAAMMINPNAHALDGGPATSRMEFEVMDQLAAMFGFKQPTLGHLTSSGTIANLEALFVARELHPDKTVAFSQDAHYTHARMCHVLGVKTRKVPTDAVGRMDVLALRRALQDGNVGTVVATAGTTGQGLVDPIEDIVAACSEFGVRVHVDAAYGGFYCLLADSELLEPDTRRHYKAISGADSVVVDPHKHGLQPYGCGAILFADPKVGKFYKHDSPYTYFTSDQLHLGEISLECSRPGAAAGAFWMTLKLLPLTRDGLGDVLAACRRAALGWYDELQKSSRFDPVVKPELDIVTFFPSDGVAAASAISEASQEVFERTMAGEDPLFLSTLRVPTRRVRVSGRPVKRDKVETVVLRAVLMKPEMEGAFDERLHGLKYLAEV; this is encoded by the coding sequence GTGGAGCTAGACGTACTGATCGGACAGGCCGTCCGGGAAATCAGAAAGTGGGAGCGCGGCTTCGGCGCGTATGATCGGCACCCGTCCACGCAGGTGGATGCTGATGAATTGCTGGGCGTGCTGAAGGAGTACACACAGCGCCTGCACGACAACTACCCCTTCTTCCATCCGCGCTACGCCGCGCAGATGCTGAAGCCCCCGCACCCGGCTGCGATAGCCGGCTACGTGGCGGCCATGATGATCAACCCCAACGCGCACGCGCTGGACGGCGGCCCGGCCACCTCCAGGATGGAGTTCGAGGTTATGGACCAGCTGGCGGCCATGTTCGGGTTCAAGCAGCCCACGCTGGGGCACCTGACCAGCAGCGGGACCATCGCCAACCTGGAGGCCCTGTTCGTAGCCCGGGAGCTGCATCCCGACAAGACCGTGGCCTTCAGCCAGGACGCGCACTACACGCATGCCCGGATGTGCCACGTGCTGGGGGTGAAGACGCGCAAGGTGCCGACGGATGCTGTCGGGCGCATGGACGTGTTGGCGCTGAGGCGAGCGCTGCAGGACGGCAACGTGGGTACTGTCGTGGCCACGGCCGGCACCACCGGGCAGGGTCTGGTGGATCCGATTGAGGACATTGTGGCGGCCTGCAGCGAGTTCGGCGTGCGAGTGCACGTGGACGCGGCCTATGGCGGATTCTACTGCCTCTTGGCGGACTCAGAGCTCCTGGAGCCCGATACGCGGCGCCACTACAAGGCCATCTCCGGCGCAGACTCCGTGGTGGTGGACCCCCACAAACACGGCCTGCAGCCCTACGGCTGCGGCGCGATCCTCTTTGCCGACCCCAAGGTGGGCAAGTTCTACAAGCACGACAGTCCGTACACCTACTTCACCAGTGACCAGCTGCACTTGGGAGAGATTTCGCTGGAGTGCTCGCGACCGGGGGCCGCTGCCGGGGCGTTCTGGATGACGCTGAAACTGTTACCGCTGACCCGGGATGGTCTGGGCGATGTGCTGGCGGCGTGCCGGCGGGCGGCGCTGGGCTGGTATGATGAGCTGCAGAAGAGCAGCCGGTTCGACCCGGTGGTGAAGCCGGAGCTGGACATTGTGACGTTCTTCCCGAGCGATGGGGTCGCGGCGGCGTCCGCGATTTCAGAGGCGAGTCAGGAAGTGTTTGAGCGGACGATGGCGGGGGAGGACCCGCTGTTCTTGAGTACGCTGCGGGTGCCTACGCGCCGGGTGCGGGTGAGCGGAAGGCCGGTGAAGCGGGATAAGGTGGAGACGGTGGTGTTGCGGGCGGTGTTGATGAAGCCTGAGATGGAGGGTGCATTCGATGAACGCTTACATGGCCTGAAGTATCTGGCGGAAGTCTAA
- a CDS encoding CHAT domain-containing protein — MRSPCIVVLVSLFGCQEIDRPTESADIRDLATRAEAAIVANDLESGEALVDSALSAGSLLPDVVAELNLSLAELAIRKGAYSTAVHQLELMQTQPFWESTSDSVLIRHLTLLGRSNLRLGKFPEARSRLDLARDLAESAYGIDHPDVGHLLHYRALADHESGDLLGAQTGYEAALEVRTRVHGRYSREVAATINNIANVQWRLGHYSEALALHQAAYGIKRQILEPSDSDLAVSLGNLGNLHAIVGDTLRAEFSYRQALEIYSRGTTNRLFVAKTQDNLGDLLVRLGRFDEARGLLDESRQTFAEVVGTNHPSFGIAQIHQGTVALHEGNSTEGLSLIKSGIDKLAAADRPDVGLELIQLSNAIYSTGRIAEADSVLAVARDWLNRAFSSRNPLLIQASNEIASRHLDRGQPDKALPHIGAALASNLGPDWHPATAPSAVSLPQLLRSASLWIRHRELALSSLSESPEWSFDRVAQLLWHIRQDNARAAELYRNTLALALSRSLAAYYESPDFALFDRAYRFSELLLADDRQSLYSAARYSPLVAEQSMLSRERALVRHLENAEKEHLIWQLRNPGRGPHAMSPAAEVFQYRDSLKALRAALRAPAATMLGAASFNEGIDSAARTHRRLEGEDLVVYQVVDSQLHALVFPFSGDRHIVPLGNWSSIADEADSFGPTLELGDLLAGQRMASQLYDRLVRPLLPSLGAPRLTIAGYARLLNVPFEALRDSASAASEFLIASKTIRYKYSVSERPNRAAEFRSEHSLFAAAPSFSEGVLVSPHLLGYPPDNDPIHFGPLPAALEEIVAIDRLFDANRMLFDASSTILSDRAASEQAIKSARLFDYQYLHLATHGYANPQQPSLSGLLFNEGNGEDGVLHIGEVLGLELNAELVVLSACRTGVNSTDAGDGLVGLGRAFMFAGAKSVVASLWNASDAYTAAAMGHFYENMLSGQPKADALRNAKLKLMEDPNVAARPGLWAAFILVGEG; from the coding sequence ATGCGTTCTCCCTGCATTGTTGTGTTGGTCAGTCTGTTTGGCTGCCAGGAGATCGATCGACCAACGGAATCAGCCGACATACGCGACCTGGCTACCCGAGCCGAGGCCGCCATTGTTGCGAACGACCTCGAATCGGGCGAGGCCCTTGTGGATTCCGCGCTCTCCGCGGGAAGCCTGTTGCCCGATGTTGTTGCGGAGCTCAATCTTTCTCTCGCCGAGCTGGCGATTCGCAAGGGGGCCTACAGTACGGCAGTCCATCAGCTAGAGCTGATGCAGACGCAGCCCTTTTGGGAGTCAACCAGCGATTCTGTTCTGATTAGGCACCTAACGCTGCTCGGCAGATCAAACTTGAGGCTCGGTAAGTTTCCTGAGGCCCGATCAAGGCTTGATCTGGCCAGGGACCTAGCCGAAAGCGCCTATGGAATCGATCACCCAGACGTCGGACATCTTCTCCACTACCGAGCGCTGGCTGATCACGAGTCGGGCGACCTGTTGGGCGCGCAGACTGGCTATGAAGCCGCTCTAGAGGTCCGAACCAGGGTGCACGGGCGGTACTCGCGCGAGGTCGCGGCAACGATCAACAATATCGCGAATGTTCAATGGCGCCTCGGCCACTACTCAGAAGCGCTGGCGCTACACCAAGCGGCGTACGGCATTAAGCGTCAGATTCTCGAGCCGTCTGATTCAGACCTCGCCGTAAGCCTGGGCAATCTTGGGAACCTGCATGCGATTGTGGGAGACACGCTTCGTGCAGAATTTTCGTACCGACAGGCCCTGGAGATCTACTCTCGGGGCACCACGAACCGTCTGTTTGTTGCAAAGACCCAAGACAATCTTGGGGACCTGTTGGTGCGCCTAGGGCGGTTCGATGAAGCGCGGGGGCTGCTTGACGAGTCTCGGCAAACGTTTGCCGAGGTTGTCGGCACTAACCACCCGTCATTCGGAATTGCTCAGATTCACCAAGGCACGGTTGCTCTTCACGAGGGCAATTCCACTGAGGGACTGAGCTTAATCAAGTCTGGCATCGATAAGCTGGCTGCGGCAGACAGGCCGGACGTTGGTCTGGAGCTGATCCAGTTGTCTAACGCGATCTACTCCACGGGGCGGATCGCTGAGGCCGACTCGGTGCTAGCTGTGGCTAGAGATTGGCTGAATCGAGCTTTTTCAAGTCGCAATCCTCTCCTGATACAGGCTTCCAATGAAATCGCCAGCCGTCACCTCGATAGAGGCCAGCCCGATAAAGCACTGCCCCACATAGGTGCTGCACTTGCAAGTAACCTAGGACCGGACTGGCATCCCGCTACGGCACCGAGCGCTGTAAGTCTTCCCCAGTTGCTCCGCTCGGCCTCGCTTTGGATAAGGCATCGAGAACTGGCTCTCTCGTCCCTGTCCGAGTCTCCGGAGTGGAGCTTCGACCGAGTCGCCCAGCTGCTCTGGCACATTCGTCAAGACAATGCGCGGGCCGCTGAGTTGTATCGCAACACCCTGGCACTGGCCTTGTCACGATCACTGGCCGCCTACTACGAGTCCCCCGACTTCGCACTCTTTGACCGTGCATACAGGTTCTCTGAATTGTTGCTCGCGGACGACCGGCAGAGCCTGTACAGCGCCGCTCGATATTCCCCTCTCGTCGCTGAACAGTCTATGCTTTCTCGAGAACGCGCTCTAGTGCGACATCTTGAGAACGCCGAAAAGGAACATCTCATCTGGCAGCTGAGGAATCCCGGGAGGGGGCCGCATGCTATGTCTCCAGCCGCCGAAGTTTTTCAGTATCGAGACAGCCTCAAAGCGTTGAGAGCGGCGCTCCGGGCGCCGGCTGCGACGATGCTGGGGGCTGCCAGCTTTAACGAAGGTATCGATAGCGCCGCTCGTACCCATCGCCGCTTGGAAGGTGAAGACCTCGTCGTCTATCAGGTAGTAGACAGCCAGCTACACGCACTCGTTTTCCCTTTCTCGGGAGACCGTCACATTGTTCCGCTAGGGAATTGGTCTTCCATTGCCGATGAGGCCGACTCGTTCGGTCCGACCCTAGAGCTGGGGGACTTGCTCGCCGGCCAAAGAATGGCGTCCCAGCTGTATGACAGACTGGTTCGACCTCTGCTGCCCAGCCTCGGAGCACCCAGGCTGACTATCGCAGGATATGCTAGGCTTCTGAACGTCCCGTTCGAGGCCCTGAGAGATTCGGCAAGTGCCGCGTCCGAGTTCTTGATCGCCTCGAAAACAATCCGGTACAAGTACTCCGTCTCGGAGAGGCCGAACCGAGCCGCAGAGTTCAGGTCTGAGCACTCACTTTTTGCCGCCGCTCCGAGTTTCTCCGAAGGAGTCTTGGTCAGTCCGCATCTTCTCGGTTACCCGCCCGACAATGACCCTATCCATTTCGGGCCGCTTCCGGCAGCGCTAGAGGAGATAGTAGCCATAGATAGGCTCTTCGATGCCAACCGAATGCTTTTTGACGCCAGCAGCACCATCCTCTCGGATAGGGCGGCCTCTGAGCAGGCAATAAAGTCCGCTCGCCTTTTTGACTATCAGTACCTACACCTCGCGACGCACGGCTATGCGAACCCCCAACAGCCCAGCCTCTCAGGCCTGCTATTCAACGAGGGAAACGGCGAAGATGGCGTCCTTCACATCGGTGAAGTTCTGGGCCTCGAATTGAACGCCGAATTGGTAGTTCTTAGTGCCTGCCGCACGGGGGTCAACTCTACGGATGCGGGGGATGGACTAGTTGGGCTCGGACGGGCCTTCATGTTTGCTGGAGCGAAGTCCGTTGTTGCGTCTCTCTGGAATGCCTCCGACGCCTACACCGCCGCCGCCATGGGACACTTCTACGAAAACATGCTCTCTGGGCAGCCAAAAGCAGATGCTCTTCGGAACGCGAAGTTGAAGCTGATGGAGGACCCCAACGTAGCGGCACGCCCGGGTCTTTGGGCGGCCTTCATTCTTGTTGGAGAGGGTTAG
- a CDS encoding ABC transporter permease — MKALLRILDALLGPAHSTLIGDLAACYHEERRARGLLLASLWLTGQLLLAVPRVLWLNLIWEREMLKNYVTVALRQMRRAWSFSLINVLGLAMSLAVCLVILSLLHDQRGFDTFHPDGDQVYRVTSRVTESFGTFSMATSSGPLGPELVAASDDVEALVQLRRTWGHLQREDGFRVDFAGLYAPPGFFDLFGFPLEGSIPSQALDDPFEVVISRDVAESLFPGQDPIGRTLEWEGMFPVVVGGVMAPPPGKTHLRADVLVSFETLHARAARGSEMALEDWNRNTAYYNYLRLKPGADPAAIAAMANTLSLSHYTGDGESPTFAMQSLGSINLGRDLSNQIAEVMPRGFAIILSALALVLVLTAVFNYVNLTIARSLRRTRELGIRKVVGARRGQLMQQLVAEAVLTALLALAIAGAALTWLLPQFNNLSAVSADAVMRVESISSGLVLQFVLLAVVLGVLAGLVPAWRMSRVAPALSVKGRLSAPRRGRFGVRKALVVVQFVVSMVAISVTVLLHRQIDFISGSELGFDEATLVNVDLQGLDPDLVRAELLAVPGVEQVSLMSAPPSSGTRTTTDIQTDRMTDPMLLPRYSVDAHFLDQYRVQLLAGRELREGAQAELLLNEAGVAALDLGPPEQAVGTILTFDEALVQAPATLVGVVTNFYADGVERGYQPVALVSRPALYTTASVRMAAGSVRGAMERLGGAWERLAPGTTLEAAFFDAQIQESYRDMRATGRILGTFVVLIVMIAGLGLLGMVGYAAEVRVREVGIRKVVGATMGQLVGLLSREYLMLVGIALVLAMPVAWIITNRLLEQYAQHVVHTPWGLLLSVSPVIVAALVIVVSQTLRAALTNPVEVLRSE, encoded by the coding sequence GTGAAGGCGCTCCTCCGCATCCTGGACGCCCTCCTGGGTCCCGCCCACAGCACGCTGATCGGGGACCTGGCGGCCTGCTACCACGAGGAGCGGCGCGCCCGCGGGCTGCTCCTGGCCTCTCTCTGGCTAACCGGCCAACTCCTGCTTGCCGTGCCGCGCGTCCTATGGCTCAACCTCATCTGGGAACGAGAAATGCTCAAAAACTATGTGACCGTGGCCCTGCGCCAGATGCGCCGCGCCTGGAGCTTCAGCCTCATCAACGTGCTGGGGCTGGCCATGAGTCTGGCCGTGTGCCTGGTCATCCTGAGCCTGCTGCACGATCAGCGCGGCTTCGACACGTTCCACCCCGATGGCGATCAGGTCTACCGCGTCACGTCCCGGGTGACGGAGTCCTTCGGCACCTTCAGCATGGCCACGTCTTCAGGGCCGCTGGGTCCGGAACTCGTGGCGGCGAGCGATGACGTTGAGGCCCTGGTCCAGCTCCGCCGCACGTGGGGCCACCTGCAGCGCGAGGACGGTTTCCGGGTGGACTTCGCAGGCCTCTACGCTCCTCCGGGTTTCTTCGACCTGTTCGGCTTTCCGCTGGAGGGCTCCATCCCGTCCCAGGCGCTGGACGATCCGTTTGAGGTAGTGATCTCGCGCGATGTCGCCGAGAGCCTCTTCCCGGGGCAGGACCCCATCGGCCGCACCCTGGAGTGGGAAGGCATGTTTCCGGTGGTGGTGGGCGGCGTCATGGCCCCGCCGCCCGGCAAGACCCACCTGCGCGCGGATGTGCTGGTCTCCTTTGAAACGCTGCACGCCCGCGCCGCGCGGGGCAGCGAGATGGCGCTCGAGGACTGGAACCGCAATACGGCCTACTACAACTACCTGCGCCTGAAGCCGGGCGCCGACCCCGCGGCCATTGCCGCCATGGCCAATACGCTGAGCCTGTCGCACTACACGGGCGATGGGGAGTCGCCCACCTTTGCCATGCAGTCTCTGGGCTCGATCAACCTGGGCCGGGACCTGTCGAATCAGATCGCCGAGGTGATGCCGCGCGGGTTTGCCATCATCCTGTCGGCGCTGGCGCTGGTGTTGGTCCTGACGGCGGTCTTCAACTATGTGAACCTGACCATTGCGCGGTCCTTGAGGCGCACCCGGGAGCTGGGCATCCGTAAGGTGGTGGGGGCGCGCCGCGGGCAGCTTATGCAGCAGCTCGTGGCCGAGGCCGTGCTGACCGCGCTCCTGGCCCTGGCCATTGCGGGGGCGGCGCTGACGTGGCTCCTGCCGCAGTTCAACAATCTGTCGGCGGTGAGCGCGGATGCGGTGATGCGCGTGGAGAGCATCAGCTCGGGGCTGGTGCTGCAGTTTGTGCTCTTGGCCGTTGTGCTCGGCGTGCTGGCCGGGCTGGTTCCGGCCTGGCGCATGTCACGCGTGGCGCCGGCGCTGTCCGTCAAGGGTCGCCTGTCTGCGCCGCGCCGCGGCCGGTTCGGCGTGCGCAAGGCCCTGGTGGTCGTGCAGTTTGTGGTGTCAATGGTGGCCATTTCCGTTACCGTGCTCCTGCACCGGCAGATTGACTTCATTTCCGGGTCGGAGTTGGGGTTCGATGAGGCCACGCTGGTCAACGTGGACCTGCAGGGCCTGGACCCGGATCTGGTGCGCGCGGAGCTCCTGGCCGTGCCGGGGGTGGAGCAGGTCTCCCTGATGTCGGCGCCGCCGTCCAGCGGCACGCGCACTACCACGGACATCCAGACGGATCGCATGACCGATCCCATGCTGCTTCCCCGCTATTCGGTCGATGCGCACTTCTTGGATCAGTACCGGGTGCAGCTCCTGGCCGGCCGCGAATTGCGTGAGGGTGCTCAGGCGGAGCTTCTTCTCAATGAGGCGGGCGTGGCCGCTCTGGATCTCGGCCCGCCGGAACAGGCCGTGGGCACCATCCTGACGTTTGACGAGGCGCTGGTGCAGGCGCCGGCGACACTGGTCGGCGTGGTCACCAACTTCTACGCAGACGGTGTAGAACGCGGGTACCAGCCCGTCGCACTCGTGAGTAGACCCGCGCTGTACACCACCGCCTCCGTGCGCATGGCCGCCGGATCGGTGCGCGGGGCCATGGAGCGCCTTGGGGGCGCATGGGAACGACTCGCTCCGGGCACGACGCTGGAGGCCGCGTTCTTTGATGCACAGATCCAGGAGTCCTACCGCGACATGCGTGCCACCGGCCGCATTCTCGGCACGTTCGTAGTGCTGATAGTGATGATCGCCGGTCTTGGCCTGCTGGGCATGGTCGGCTACGCCGCTGAGGTTCGCGTGCGCGAGGTGGGCATCCGCAAGGTGGTGGGTGCCACCATGGGTCAGCTTGTTGGCCTCCTGTCGCGGGAGTACCTGATGCTGGTGGGCATCGCGCTGGTGCTGGCCATGCCGGTGGCGTGGATCATCACGAATCGGCTACTGGAGCAGTACGCCCAACATGTCGTGCACACGCCGTGGGGGCTGCTGCTGAGCGTATCGCCCGTGATTGTGGCGGCGCTGGTGATTGTGGTGTCGCAGACGCTGAGGGCCGCGCTTACGAACCCGGTGGAGGTGCTGCGGAGCGAGTAG
- a CDS encoding prolipoprotein diacylglyceryl transferase gives MYPRLSDIFQDWFGFEFPIPIYSFGFMVAAAVMLAGWLGQRELDRLYEKGRAKGIKVPADKADKKKGRKGRMVEVSPSYLMGTITVIVVVGGFAGAKLFHILENLDLFFRAPGRMIFSSGGFTFYGGLIAATVLVVWYLRKQGQNAALFADAVAPGVMLAYGVGRIGCHLSGDGDWGIAANVAAKPDWLPMWLWAEDYPNNHLGIDLSAAPVYPTPIYEFTMAAILFLVLFSLRDHPFKAGWLFGLYLVFAGIERFLIEKIRVNNEFELLGLTVTQAEVISVTMILLGGVLMYRTWQRREEPETRTLSTAEA, from the coding sequence ATGTACCCCCGACTGAGCGACATCTTCCAGGACTGGTTCGGGTTCGAATTCCCCATCCCGATCTACTCCTTCGGGTTCATGGTGGCCGCCGCCGTGATGCTGGCCGGCTGGCTGGGCCAGCGCGAACTGGACCGGCTCTACGAAAAGGGCCGCGCCAAAGGCATCAAGGTCCCCGCCGACAAGGCCGACAAGAAGAAAGGCCGCAAGGGCCGCATGGTGGAGGTGAGCCCCAGCTACCTGATGGGCACCATCACCGTGATCGTGGTGGTGGGCGGCTTTGCCGGCGCCAAGCTCTTCCACATCCTGGAGAACCTGGACCTGTTCTTCCGCGCGCCCGGCCGCATGATCTTCTCCTCCGGGGGATTCACGTTCTACGGCGGCCTGATCGCCGCCACGGTGCTCGTGGTCTGGTACCTGCGCAAGCAGGGGCAGAACGCCGCGCTGTTCGCGGACGCCGTGGCCCCGGGCGTGATGCTGGCCTACGGGGTGGGCCGCATTGGATGCCATCTCTCGGGCGATGGGGACTGGGGCATTGCCGCCAACGTCGCCGCCAAACCGGACTGGCTGCCCATGTGGCTGTGGGCGGAGGACTATCCGAACAACCACCTGGGCATTGACCTCTCGGCCGCGCCGGTGTATCCGACGCCGATCTACGAGTTCACCATGGCGGCCATCCTGTTCCTGGTGCTGTTCTCGCTCCGGGACCACCCGTTCAAGGCGGGCTGGCTGTTTGGGCTGTACCTGGTGTTTGCCGGCATTGAGCGCTTCCTGATCGAAAAGATCCGCGTCAACAACGAGTTTGAGCTGCTCGGTCTGACCGTGACCCAGGCCGAAGTCATTTCGGTGACGATGATCTTGCTGGGGGGCGTGCTGATGTATCGCACGTGGCAGCGCCGCGAGGAGCCCGAGACGCGAACCCTGAGCACGGCGGAGGCCTGA
- a CDS encoding helix-turn-helix transcriptional regulator: protein MSLLSRTEELLLLSVWHLQEDAYGLAVRDRMRQLLDRKLSVGAVYVPLERLARKGFLASREADPTPERGGRRTRYYRLTEKGVAALAHVRSVTEEAWAGVPSPLSPSVR, encoded by the coding sequence ATGTCCCTGCTTTCCCGCACTGAGGAACTGCTTCTGCTCTCTGTTTGGCATCTCCAGGAAGACGCCTACGGGCTGGCCGTCAGGGACCGCATGCGACAACTCCTGGACCGCAAACTCTCGGTGGGCGCGGTCTATGTGCCCCTGGAGCGACTGGCCCGCAAGGGTTTCCTGGCCTCCCGCGAGGCCGACCCGACTCCCGAGCGGGGCGGGCGGCGCACGCGCTACTACCGCCTGACGGAGAAAGGCGTGGCCGCGCTCGCCCACGTGCGCTCCGTCACGGAAGAGGCCTGGGCCGGCGTGCCGTCGCCGCTCAGCCCCTCGGTGCGGTGA
- a CDS encoding PTS sugar transporter subunit IIA, translated as MHITNLLSPKTIRVGLQAGSKEDVISRVVDLIAGDGRVTDIEDVRSVVLDRESTMSTGVGKGLGLPHGKTASMRNSIAALAITREPVDFDAFDGQPVRIVFLLVGPPEAQAVHIRTLSRISRLMSRDDVREAVLAARTAKAVYAVIAKAEATLLNDAP; from the coding sequence GTGCACATCACCAACCTCCTATCGCCCAAGACCATCCGCGTCGGCCTGCAGGCCGGCAGCAAGGAGGACGTGATCTCGCGGGTGGTGGATCTGATTGCGGGCGATGGGCGGGTCACCGACATCGAAGACGTGCGTAGCGTGGTCCTGGACCGCGAGAGCACCATGTCCACCGGCGTGGGCAAGGGCCTGGGCCTGCCGCACGGCAAGACCGCCAGCATGAGGAACTCGATCGCCGCGCTGGCCATCACCCGCGAACCAGTGGATTTCGACGCCTTCGACGGCCAGCCGGTGCGCATTGTCTTCCTGCTTGTCGGCCCGCCGGAAGCTCAAGCTGTGCACATCCGTACACTGAGCCGGATATCGCGCCTCATGAGCCGGGACGACGTCCGCGAAGCGGTTCTGGCCGCCCGAACTGCCAAGGCGGTCTATGCCGTCATCGCAAAGGCCGAGGCGACGCTACTCAACGACGCCCCATGA
- the hisA gene encoding 1-(5-phosphoribosyl)-5-[(5-phosphoribosylamino)methylideneamino]imidazole-4-carboxamide isomerase: MFLIIPAIDLRGGKCVRLHQGEYSKETVYFDDPVKMAKLWRVQNCKVLHVVDLDAALGQGAHNRDVIKRIAQCLDIPVQVGGGIRTMDDIDAALAAGVYRVILGTAAVRNPDLVSQAVEKHGSGKIVVGIDARGGEVKVQGWTEGSGLDAIEMAKDMEARGCRRIVYTDISRDGTMEGPNVEAYRRLAAELKRCRITASGGVGSFHDLLALQELKGDGVDSVIVGRALYEDTFPCQKTWCWNYKEEVDLDCYSTAQERA; encoded by the coding sequence ATGTTTCTGATCATTCCGGCCATTGACCTGCGGGGCGGCAAATGCGTGCGCCTGCACCAGGGGGAGTACTCCAAGGAGACCGTCTACTTTGACGACCCCGTCAAGATGGCCAAGCTATGGCGCGTGCAGAACTGCAAGGTGCTGCACGTGGTGGACCTGGACGCGGCGCTCGGGCAGGGCGCGCACAACCGGGACGTGATCAAGCGCATCGCCCAGTGCCTGGACATTCCGGTACAGGTAGGCGGTGGCATCCGGACCATGGACGACATTGACGCCGCGCTGGCGGCCGGGGTGTATCGCGTGATCCTGGGTACGGCCGCCGTGCGCAATCCGGACCTGGTGTCACAGGCCGTGGAGAAGCACGGCTCCGGCAAGATCGTGGTGGGCATCGACGCCCGGGGCGGCGAGGTCAAGGTGCAGGGCTGGACGGAAGGCTCCGGACTGGATGCCATTGAGATGGCCAAGGACATGGAAGCCCGCGGGTGCCGGCGCATTGTCTACACGGACATCTCGCGCGATGGGACCATGGAAGGCCCGAACGTGGAGGCCTACCGTAGACTGGCGGCGGAGCTGAAGCGGTGCCGGATCACCGCATCAGGCGGCGTGGGCAGTTTCCATGACCTGTTGGCCCTGCAGGAGCTCAAGGGCGATGGGGTGGATTCCGTGATTGTAGGCCGCGCGCTGTATGAAGACACCTTCCCGTGTCAGAAGACGTGGTGCTGGAATTACAAGGAAGAAGTGGACCTGGACTGCTATAGCACCGCGCAGGAGCGGGCGTAG